TGACAGCTACAATTACACACAGCCTTTTCCCAACCTGAGATTAGCCTATAAGCTTAATGATCATAACAAGCTCTCCATATTTTATAACAGAAGAGTAGATCGGCCAAATGAAGTAGACATCAGGATTTTCCCGAAATATGATGATGCCGAGATCATAAAAGTAGGTAACCCCGGGCTGAGACCTCAGTTTACCAATTCAATAGAAATGGGACATAAATATAATTGGAATAATGGTTATCTGTATTCTGCACTGTATCACCGTTTTGCGGATGGTACGATCTCCAGGATCTCCAGTACTGTTCCGGGAAGCACTTTGATTTATGCCGTATTTCAGAATGCAGGAAAAAGCTACAATTCAGGATTGGAAATGATCTGGAATCAGAAAATTTCTAAGCTTTATTCTTTTAATGTTAATGGAAATATATACAGAAATCAGATCAAGGCTTTTATCGTTGAAAACCTTTATCCGCAACCCAATATATTTTCAGCAAACAGGCAAACGGCGGTTTCAGGAAATATAAAACTAAATAACATTTTCAAATTTTCTAATGGGTTCGATGCCCAATTGACAGCTGTTTATCTGGCCCCGGATATTATTCCGCAAGGTAGGATAGGATCAAGGTTTTCAATGGATATGGGAGTGAAAAAATCTGTTCAAAATGGGAAAGGTGAAATATTTCTGAATGCAGCCGATCTATTAAATACCATGGTTATTAAGAAGAAAATTCAGGGTAATGGGTTTGCTTACACAAGCGATGACTATTATGAAACACAGGTGATCAGGCTCGGATACAGCTATAAATTTTAAAACCATCATGATCATGAATAATTTAACAGAAGCAGTTCGTAGTTATGTGATTGCATTTCTTTCGGAAAATCTTTCGGGCCAACTTTTATTTCATAATATCCATCATACCTATGAAGTCGTTGCAGCTGTACATGAGATTGGTTTACAGTGCGGCCTTTCTCAGGAAGAAATGAATATGCTAGAGATCGCTGCATGGTTTCATGACTGCGGATATGCCAATGCCTATATGGGACATGAGGAAGAAAGCAAAAAAATAGCGGAGCATTTTTTAGAAAACTCAGGATGCGGAAAAACGATGATCAAAAGTGTTTTAAACTGTATTGAATCTACAAAGTATCCTCAAAATCCATCTTCTTTAGCTGAAAAAGTGATTTGTGATGCAGATATGTATCATTTAACCCGTCCCGGCTATCAGGAGTATGAAAAAGCAATAAGGCAGGAATTTGAAAAATATCTGGGACTGGTCTATACCGATGAAGAATGGAGGATCAAGAATTCCGCTTTCCTTACCTGTCATTCCTATTTCACGGAATACGGGCAAAAAATTTTGACAAAGTTTAAAGAAGTCAATATCCAGTTGATCAATCAAGAATAAAATTTAGAAACAAACTAATACAATAATCAGATGCCAAGATACCATCAAAAAATACTGATCGTTTTGATTGCCATGATCTCAGCTTCCGGAAAGATCACGGCTCAGAACAGCACCGATACTATACAGATCCAGGAGCCGCAGCATGACAGTGTAGTCATATTAACTCCTGAAAAAAGTCATCTTCACTATAAAAGTTTGATTGTACCCGCAGCATTGATAGGTTACGGAGTTGCAAGTTTGACAGTTAAAGATCTGAAACAGCTTAACTTTTCTACCAGGGATGAAATTAATGAACACAAGCCGGATCATATACGTCTTGATAGCTACACTCAGTTTGCTCCAGCAGTTTTAGTTTACGGACTTAATGCGGCAGGTGTACAGGGGAAGCATAATTTCAAAGACAGAAGTATAATTTACGGAACCTCAATGCTTATTACATCAGCCATTACAATCCCTTTAAAGCATATCGTTAAAGAAGAAAGACCGGACCAGTCCAATAATCTATCCTTTCCGTCAGGACATACGGCCATAGCATTTGCTTCTGCACAGTTTATGTTCAGAGAATACAAAGACACCAATTTTTGGCTGGGAGTTTCCGGTTATTCATTGGCCGTTTTCACGGGAGTTTACAGAATGTTAAATGATAAACATTGGGTAGGGGATGTCGTGGCAGGAGCCGGTTTTGGTATCCTTTCCACTGAGCTGGCCTATTGGTTATACCCTAAAATCAATAATATGCTGACAGGTAAAAATAAAAATACAGCTACGATGGTTATGCCGTTTTATCAGAACAAAACGCTAGGGATAGGATTGGTGAAAACTTTTTAATATAAACTTTAAAAACTAAAAAAATGTGGTTCTATTACGCATTACTTTCAGCATTATTTGCAGCATTCACTGCTGTTTTTGCGAAAATAGGGGTGGCAAATATCAGCTCCAATCTGGCAACAGGGATCAGGACGGTCATTATTCTCATCATGGTCTGGAGTATTGTCCTGATAAAAGGAGACTTAAAAGGAATCGGTTCACTGTCAAAAATGAACATTACCTTCCTTGTGCTGTCCGGAGTTGCAACAGGATTATCCTGGTTGTTTTATTTTAAAGCCTTACAGATCGGGAAAATATCCCAGGTGGCATCCGTAGATAAGCTGAGCGTGGCAATAGCCATCATACTGTCCGTGTTGTTTTTCAAAGAAACATTAACGCTGAAAACCACCATCGGAGCTTTACTCATCATTAGCGGAACTATTTTATTTGCCTTAAAATAATATGTACTCATCTTAAGGAAAGATGATAAAAGCAAACCCACAGTTGAAGGACTTTTGTATCTTAATTGTATAAACATACACCTGCTGACGGATGCTGTTTATTTAACAGATCAAAGCTTTTTTTGACTATAATTAATTATTTGTCATTATTTTTTTTAGAAAATTGATTTATAAGTTTATACGTGTGGTATCTAAGCATAAAATGATTAATAAATAAATGTTTTTCGGAATTTTGTGAGTATTTTTGGGATTATTAATTAATACAAACCAACAAGTACTGATTCATTTTATGATCTTAATCGTTGATGACAACCAAAGTAATCTTTACTCACTGAAGAAGTTGCTGGAATCTAAAGATTTTCAGGTAGATACAGCCGGTTCCGGAGAAGAAGCTTTAGGGAAAGCTATAAAAAATAACTATGCACTGATCATTCTGGACGTGCAGATGCCGGGAATGGACGGATTTGAAGTGGCCGAAACCCTTGCTGATTACAGCAAAACCAAAGAAGTACCCATCATCTTTTTATCCGCAGTAAATACGGAGAAAAAATTCATAACACGCGGATATGCATCCGGCGGTAAGGATTATGTTACAAAGCCGGTAGATCCTGAGATTCTAATGCTGAAGGTGAAGACATTTTATAGTCTTCAGGAGCACAATATTGCAATGAAAAAGACCCAGCAGAGTCTGGAGCTGGAAGTCAAGGGCAGACGAGAATCGCAGGTGACTATGAAGTCTCAGATCGATCATTTTCAGCTGATGCTGGAATCTCTGCCACAGATTGCCTTTACGCTTAATGAAGAAGGAGATATTGAATTTGTAAACGGCAAATGGTATGAATATTCCGATTCTGAGACAGATTTTCCGGAAGCGCATCCGGATGATCTTAATATCAGAGAAGAATTTGAACACTGCAGAAAAAAGAGTAAAGCACTGGAACTGGAGGCCAGAATAAAAAACATCAATTCAGGAGACTATCGCTATCACCTCTTACGTATAACCCCTGTGCATGAAGGAAACGTTATCAAAAACTGGGTAGGAACCTTTACCGATATCGACGATCAGAAAAAAGTAGAAAAAGAAAAAGATGAATTCTTGAGTATTGCCAGTCATGAACTGAAAACACCTTTAACAAGTATAAAAGCCTATGTTCAGCTGCTGGACCGTAAATTAAAGCTTGAAAAAGAGAGTGCAGAAGCAGGTTTTATGGCCAAGGTTCAGGATCAGATCGAAAAACTCAATACCCTCATCACCGACCTTCTTGATGTTTCCAAAATAGAAAACGGTAAGCTTAAAATCAACAGAAAGCCTACCAGCCTTGAAAAAGTGATCAGCAATGCAGTGGAAACCATCCTGCAGACTCATGATGAAAATAACGTGAAAATATCATGGCACGGCATAAATTCCGATGTTTTAATTCCTTTGGATGAAATACGCATAGAGCAGGTTCTGATTAACTTCCTTACCAATGCAATAAAATATTCTCCACAGAATAACCAGGTGATTGTCACTACTTTCGTAGACGAAGAAAAGCAGGAAGTAAAAGTAAGTGTAACCGATTTTGGAATAGGAATTCCGGACTTTAAGCAGGATGCTGTTTTCCGTAAGTTTTATCGTGTAGAAGAATCTTCGCTGCAGTTCCAGGGAATGGGAATAGGGTTGTTCATCTGTTCAGAGATCATTAAGCAGCATCACGGAACTATTGGAGTATCCAGTAAATTAGAGGAAGGTTCTACTTTCTATTTTGCTTTACCTTTAAACTAGTTTTCATGCCAAAAAAAATAATTAGAAATCTCCAGTTTGGAGTAGGAATATCCTTATTAATCTTAATTGCCAGTTCGGCGGCTTCCTATCTGAGTATTCAAAACCAGATGGATCACCGGGAAAGTTTGTCTAAAAGCAGACGTTCCATCACTGCCGTAAAAGATGTTCTTGTTGCCTTACTGGATGCCGAAACAGGAAACAGAGGTTATCAGCTTACAGGAAGAGAAATTTTTTTAGAGCCTTATAACCGGAGTTTAATTGAATTTCCTAAGGCGATAGAAACTGCAAAATCATTGGATATTAGCGATAATAATCAGTTGCAGCGGTTAAATGACCTGGAAAAAAATGTCAACAGCAATATTGGCAATTTAAAACAGTTTGTGCAGAACAGACACAATGGTATCATTATGACGCAGCAACAGATCCTGCTGAGCAAAAGCTATATGGACAAATGCCGCGAGATCGTCCGTGATTTTGTAAAATATGAAGAAAGCCAGCTTGAAATCAAAAATAAAGATCTCAACCGTTCATCCGGTACCACCGTCTTATTTATTATTTTCTCCGCCATATCGGCAATCGTAGTTACCATATTCTTTTATATTAAATTAAGGTCAGATCTGATCAGAAGAGATAAGCTTGAGAAAGAATTGAGAGCAAAAGATCAGGAAATAAGCAGAAGGGTAAGTGCTATTCAACAGATTGCGAACCGGGTAGCCAATGGTGATTACAGCCAGAAAGCAGTGGATAATTCACAGGATGATCTGGGTGATCTGGTAGATTCCCTAAACCACATGACAGATTCTCTTGAGAAGTCTTTTGATAAGATTAATAAAAGTGACTGGAGACAGAAAGGTCTTGCTTTACTCAATGAATCTTTGGTAGGCAATAAATCGGTAAAAGACGTTTCCAGTGCATCTTTAAACCAGCTTGTTGAATATGGAAAGTGCATCAATGGGGCACTATATCTGTTTGATGAAGGCGTCCTTAAACTGAGTACATCCTTCGGCCTGGAAAGTATGATGAAAAAGTCGTTCGAGCCGGGAGAAGGAATGGTAGGCCAGGTTTTTATGAATGAGAAGCTGCAGGTCTATAACAACCTTCATGAAGAAGATTTTGTTGTAACTTTTGCCAGCAGCAGAATAAAAATCAACGGTATTATATTACTTCCCATCCGTGCAGACGGTCACAACATTGGGGTGCTTGAATTGGGTTCCGCTTCAGACCTTGATCAGGACAGGATTGAGTATTTTGCAGAATGTACCCGTAACATCGGAATTGCCTTGAATGCAGCAAAAGGCCGTGAAAAAGAACAGCAACTGCTTGAAGAAACCCAGGCGCAGTCAGAAGAACTACAGGTACAGCATTCTGAACTGGAAAATCTGAACACGGAACTGGAAGCACAAACACAAAAGCTGCAGGCATCCGAAGAAGAATTGAAAGTCCAGCAGGAAGAGCTGATGCAGGCCAATGCAGAACTGGAAGAACGCTCAAGGATGCTTGAAGAAAAAAACCACCTGATTGCTGAAAGAAACAGCGAGATCCAGAAAAAAGTAGAGGAACTTGCATTAAGCACAAAATATAAATCTGAGTTTTTGGCCAATATGTCTCATGAACTCAGAACACCATTAAATTCTATTCTCCTTCTTTCCAGGCTCATGGCTGAAAACCCTGACGAAAATCTGAATGAAGATCAGGTAGAATCTGCAAAAGTGATCCAGAGCTCAGGAAGCAGCCTGCTTACCTTGATTGATGAAATCTTAGACCTTGCTAAAATAGAATCCGGTAAAATGTCTCTCGAATATCAGGATGTCATGATTGATGATGTCGTGACAGATTTAAAAAACCTCTTTAACCCGGTGGTGAAGGAAAAGAATATCAGATTTGATATTCATATCGAAAAAGATCTGGAAAAAACCATTGAAACGGATAGACTTCGTGTAGATCAGGTATTGCGTAACCTGTTGTCGAATGCATTAAAATTTACCACAGAAGGAAGTATTGATCTGAGCATTGCACAAGATCCTAAAAATAAAGATTTCATTATTTTCACTGTAAAAGATACAGGAATTGGTATCCCTGAAGAAAAGCAGGCTATTATTTTTGAAGCATTCCAGCAGGCCGATGGCTCTACACGACGCAGATTTGGAGGTACCGGGCTTGGGCTTTCCATTAGCCGTGAAATTGCAAGACTACTAGGAGGAGAATTAACCCTGAAAAGTAAGGTGAACGAAGGAAGCGAATTCAGTTTCATCATTCCAATGAAAGCTGTTTCCGAACCCGTTCAGACCGAAAATGATCAGCATTTGGTTGATATTATCCGTGAAGATGTAGAAGAAATTCAGAATCTACTGGAAGATGGTGAGCATGAAACAGTACTTCCTGTCCAGATATTGCCCATTCCGGAAGCCATAGATGATGATCGTGATACAATAACCAAGGAGGATAAAGTTATTTTGATCGTAGAAGATGACATTCATTTTGCAAAAGCTTTGCTGAAATATGCCCGTATGAACCAGTACAAAGGAGTTGTAGTAGTGAGGGGAGATTATGCACTTTCCGCAGCGGTTCAGTATCATCCGCAGGCGATTTTACTGGATGTACAGCTCCCGGTAAAAGACGGCTGGCAGGTGATGGATGAGCTTAAATCAAATGCCTCAACCAGACCTATTCCGGTACACATGATGTCCGTCCTGCAGCTTGAAAAAGAAAGTCTAATGAAAGGTGCCATTGATTTTATTAATAAGCCGATGGCTATTGATAGATTGACCGACGTTTTCAAAAAAATTGAAGAAGCCCTTCAGAGATCTCCCCAAAAGGTTCTTATTGTAGAAAATAATGCCAAACATGCCAGTGCATTGGCGTATTTCCTAAGCAACTTCAATATTTCCTTATCCGTAGAAAACAATGTAGAAGACAGCGTGAAATCATTAACTTCAAGTCAGGTAGATTGCGTGATTCTAGATGTGGAATCTTCAAAAGGAAATGAATATCAGATTATTGAATCCATCAAAAGCTATGAAGGACTGGAAAATCTTCCAATCATTATTTTCACAGAACACAGCCTCTCCAAATCCGAAGAACTGAAGATCAAGCAGTATGCCGACTCCATTGTCGTAAAAACCGCTCATTCCTACGAAAGAATTTTAGATGAAGTAGGGTTATTCTTACATTTAGTGGAAGAGAAAAACAGCTCTGTCGAGACGGCAAGAAACAAAGTTTTAGGTTCACTGACAGAAGTATTAAGTGGAAAAAAAATACTCATCACCGATGATGATGTCCGTAATATCTTTTCCCTGACCAAAGCGCTGGAAAAGTATAAAGTGGAAGTTGTAGTGGCAATGGATGGGAAACATGCCCTGCAGCAGATCAAAGAACATAATGATATAGACGTGATTCTGATGGATATGATGATGCCTGAAATGGATGGCTATGAAACCATCCGGGAGATCCGTAAAATGCCGGCATTCACCAAGCTTCCTATTATTGCCATCACAGCAAAATCTATGATAGGAGACCGTGAAAAATGTATCGTGGCAGGTGCTTCAGATTATATCTCAAAACCCGTAGATATAGACCAGCTATTGTCCTTACTGCGTGTATGGTTATATGAAAGTTAAAGAACTGATGAATAAGAAAATTTTAATTGTGGACGATGATCCACGCAATATATTTGCACTCAAACTGACCCTGAAATCACGAGGATATCAGATTGTAAGTTGCACCATGGCTCAGGAAGCCATTCAGGTTTTAAAAGAAAATACAGTAGACATCATATTGATGGATATGATGATGCCCGAAATGGATGGTTATGAAGCCGTAAAAATCATCAGAAATACACCGGGCATGAGCCAGATCCCTGTCATTGCTGTTACAGCGCAGGCCATGCCGGAAGACCGCCAGAAATGTCTTGATGCGGGAGCACAGGACTATGTATCAAAACCAATTGATGTAGATCAGTTGGTCACAGCCATAGAAAAACTCTCCTAAATGCTGGAACCGAGTATTGTAAAAGATGAAGAAGTAGAATACCTTATAAAAGATGTTCATGAGATGTACGGCTATGATTATTTCCGAATACAGCCGGGCCTCCTTTAAACGTCGGGTCAACCGTATCTGCCTGATCGACAGGTTTACCAGCTTTGCAGAACTTAGATATACCATCATTAATGATCCGGAATATCTGAAGCGTTTTGTAGAGGAAATAACGGTGAATGTAACGGAAATGTTCCGTGATCCGCATTTCTTTAAGGCACTCAGGGAGAATATTTTACCTCAGTTGGGAACCTATCCCCTGATCCGGATCTGGGTGGCTGGCTGTTCTACAGGAGAAGAGGCTTATTCAATGGCGATATTGCTGAAAGAGGCCAATCTGTACCACAAATCCCTGATCTACGGTACAGATCTGAATCCTTCTGTCTTAGAAACGGCGCGGGCAGGTGTTTTTCCTCTACAGCAGATGAAACTTTATTCTGAAAATTATATGTTATCCGGAGGGAAAAAAGACTTTTCAGATTATTACACAGCCAATTATGACAGCGTAAAATTTGATAAAAGTTTAAAGGAAAAACTCATATTATCTACGCATAATCTGGTGTCGGACAGCTCTTTTAACAGTTTCCAGCTGATCATCTGCAGAAATGTGCTGATCTATTTTGACAGAGAACTGCAGGAGCGGGTTTTTAAACTTTTTGATAACAGCCTTGAAAATCTGGGTTATCTGGCATTGGGCGCAAAAGAAACGATTAGATTCTCCAAACTGGACAAAAATTATCACCAGGTCGAAGACCAGCGTATCTGGAAAAAAGCAGAGCACATGTAAATCCTCATACCATGGAAACAAAAGAAACAAATACAGAACTGGTAGTGATAGGAGGATCCGCAGGCAGCCTGCAGGTCATTCTCGGAATGCTCAAAAAACTAAAAGAAAAGCTGAGTTTTCCTATTGTGCTGGTGGTTCACAGGAAAGCTTATTCCAACAATATTCTGCAGACCTTGCTCCAGCAGTTTATCGCTATAGAAGTGGTAGAGATTGACGATAAAACGGAAATTCAAAATAACAAAGTATATGTAGTTCCGGCAGATTATCACCTGCTCTTTGAAAATAAAAAATTAATGTCTCTGGATTTTTCCGAAAAAATGAACTATTCCAGGCCGTCTATTGATGTGACTTTCAAATCTGCGGCGGAAATATATGGTAAAAATATGGTCGGAGTTCTCTTATCAGGGGCCAATGCAGATGGAGTGGAAGGTTTGAGTTACATTAAGAAAAATAAAGGACAAGTCTGGATCCAGGATCCGGAAACCGCAGAAGTAGATTATATGCCCAGGCATGCAGTACAAGAAATAGCGTATGATCAGCTCATAAAACCTGATAATTTAGCAGATTTTATCAACCAATTATAAATTAAGAAATAAAAAAACAACCCTAAGATTTAAAAATATAACGAGTTATGGATAAAAAGAAAATTTTGATTTTTGATGACGATACCATTATTTTGGAAGTAATTACCATCATTTTCGAGGAAAATGGATACCAGGTCGAAATTTCAGAAACATCGCATGATATATTGGACAAAGTTTCAGAGTTTAAGCCGGATGTTATTCTGATGGATAACTGGATCCCAAAGATCGGAGGAGTAGAGGCGACCAAACTTCTGAAAGCTCATGAAGAGTTCAGGTCAATACCTGTTATTTATGTTACTGCTAATAATGATATTGTGAGTCTGGCGGAAGAAGCCCAGGCAGATGATTATGTGGCAAAACCATTCAATCTGGATGATTTAGAAAATAAAGTGGCTAAATATTTACAGGACTAATCAAACTAACTTATTAAGTAAAACATATTATCCTTATAGCTATCTGTAAGGATTTTTTATTGTCTAAATAACTTTTTAATTTCCTGGCGACCTTGTTTTTCAAAATTTTTAATCCTTTCCTTCATAAAATCGATACTGCATTTTCCGTTGTTGATCTCAGAGATCAGTGCTGATAAAAATAATTTTAGCTGCGGATCAGAAACTACTTTGATACTAAATGTAGTGGCAATGATCATTTTTTTAGAGACAATATTCTGTGTGGGAACGTATTCACCTCTTAGATCGAGAATCAAATTGAATTCATCTGCTATACTGATACATAGATATTTATGGATCAGGTTTATGTTTTTCAAAATTTTTTCCATCTTGATGTTTTATACTCTATATATAATAATATTTGTGCCATACTTGTTATTTAAATTTTTTTTAAATACATAATCGGTCGGAGGATAGATGGCCATTGGATATTTTAAATAAAATTTTTTAAGCCCATGAACAGTTTTTCTTAATAACTTATGATATCTTAACGGATCAAAAAATTAATGTTTAAAGAAGTTTTATGCTAACCGACATCATTTCCAAAAACCTCACTGTTATCTTTTGTGGAATCAATCCCGGTTTAAAATCTGCCGAAGACGGACATCATTTTTCAGGGAAAAGCAATCGTTTCTGGAAGGTGCTGCATCAGGCCGGTTTTACATCTTATCAGATTGATGCTATAAATGATAAAAATATTCTGGAATTCGGATATGGGCTCACAACGGCTGTAGCAAGGGCAACTTCCCGTGCGGATGAGCTTTCCAAAGAAGAATTTGCTGATTCTCTGGAACTTTTTAAAACAAAAATGACAGAATTTCAGCCAAAATACATCGCATTTCTTGGAAAAGCCGCCTACAAAGCCTTTTCAGGAAAAAAACAGATTATGTGGGGATCGCAGTCCGAGAATTTTTGTGGTTCAAAAGTCTGGGTTTTACCCAATACCAGCGGCCTGAACCGGGGGTTCTCCCTGAACGATCTTGTGAAAGCTTATAAAGAATTTTATACAGAGATTAGGTAATAAACAGAATAAGGATTAATGAAACTCAGTAAAAAGCACAATCTTTTTAATCAATTTTGAGATGTATTGCCAGATTCCTTATTTTTGCCAAAATCCTGATAACCATGAAGAATGTCCTGAGCTGGATATTAATTACCTTTCTTACCGTTTCTCTTTTAAACAACTGTTTTACCAATAGTGTTCAGAAAGAAATTCGCGAGAAAGCTTCATTCATCGCCGAACTCAGGAAATTGTATTCTTCCGGAGATCCTTCAAAATGGCCGAAACCCATCCTCGATCCTCAGGCTAAACCCTATTTTTCCGAAATAGGACACTTACCCGAAATTCAGTTTCCACAGGATAATCCCTATTCTGAGGCTAAAGCACTGCTGGGGAAAACCCTTTTCTTCGATCCGCGTCTTTCACGTTCCAATCAGATTGCCTGTGCTTCATGCCATGATCCCGAACTCGGATGGTGTGATAACCGGACTTTCTCTTTCGGACACGACAGACAACTCGGCACCCGCAATGCAATGAGCATCCTGAATGTGGCTTATGCAGGATCATTATTCTGGGACGGACGTGCTGCATCACTGGAAGAACAGTCAGAAATGCCAATTCGTGAAGAAAGAGAAATGAACGGGCACATTGACCTTGCCGCCGGAAAAATTGCGAAGATCAAGGGTTACGAAATATTGTTTGAAAAAGCCTTTGGTGACAGATCTGTTTCAAAGGACAGGATTTCTAAAGCCATCGCTGCGTTTGAAAGAACCGTTAAAAGCGGAACTTCTAAATTTGATCAGTTCATTGATGGAAAGGCGGATGTATATTCCAATGATGAGCTTATGGGACTCCATCTTTTCAGAACCAAAGCACAATGCATGAACTGTCACAGCTCCAGTTATTTTTCCAATAACCAGTTTGAAAATATAGGAACCTCTTTATTAGGCTCAAAAGAAGAAGATCTCGGCAGGTATCTGTTGACTAAAACCCCTGAAGATGCCGGGAAATTTCGGATACCCGGATTAAGGGAAGTTGCCAGAACCGGACCGTGGATGCATAATGGTTCTATGACTACTTTAACAGAAGTGATCCAGTTTTACAGCAAAGGGAATCCTGAGCATTCCCAAAAACGTTCCACCATTCATAACGGCATCACATTTAACTCCGAAAAATCAGGTTTTGTCCGTCTTCTGGATCTTACCGATGAAGAAATTTCCCAGTTGGAAGCATTTTTGCGAACCCTATCCTCAAAACCTGAAAGAGTACCGCTTCCCGCACTTCCCCAATAAAATGGGAATAATTATTAATGATCCATTGACCTGAAATCTAAAGCTTTTTTGCTACATTTATCTGTAAACAATCAGAAAAGGATCAGCTTATGAATATTCAACTTTTATCAAAGAATGCATTAGTAGGAGCAGCTACTCAGGGGATTGGCTTAGGAATCGCATTGGAGCTTGCCAAATGTGGCGCCAACGTTACAGTGATGGCCCGCAATGAAATGAAACTAAAGAATATAGTATCTTCACTTCCTGTAATTGATTCTAACCAGAAACACCAGTATCTGGTCGCAGATTTCTCTGATTTTGAGAGCTACAGAAAAACTATTTCTGGCTATTTCAGCAAGAATTCTATAGATA
The Chryseobacterium sp. W4I1 DNA segment above includes these coding regions:
- a CDS encoding HD domain-containing protein, whose product is MNNLTEAVRSYVIAFLSENLSGQLLFHNIHHTYEVVAAVHEIGLQCGLSQEEMNMLEIAAWFHDCGYANAYMGHEEESKKIAEHFLENSGCGKTMIKSVLNCIESTKYPQNPSSLAEKVICDADMYHLTRPGYQEYEKAIRQEFEKYLGLVYTDEEWRIKNSAFLTCHSYFTEYGQKILTKFKEVNIQLINQE
- a CDS encoding phosphatase PAP2 family protein, with amino-acid sequence MPRYHQKILIVLIAMISASGKITAQNSTDTIQIQEPQHDSVVILTPEKSHLHYKSLIVPAALIGYGVASLTVKDLKQLNFSTRDEINEHKPDHIRLDSYTQFAPAVLVYGLNAAGVQGKHNFKDRSIIYGTSMLITSAITIPLKHIVKEERPDQSNNLSFPSGHTAIAFASAQFMFREYKDTNFWLGVSGYSLAVFTGVYRMLNDKHWVGDVVAGAGFGILSTELAYWLYPKINNMLTGKNKNTATMVMPFYQNKTLGIGLVKTF
- a CDS encoding EamA family transporter produces the protein MWFYYALLSALFAAFTAVFAKIGVANISSNLATGIRTVIILIMVWSIVLIKGDLKGIGSLSKMNITFLVLSGVATGLSWLFYFKALQIGKISQVASVDKLSVAIAIILSVLFFKETLTLKTTIGALLIISGTILFALK
- a CDS encoding response regulator, which encodes MILIVDDNQSNLYSLKKLLESKDFQVDTAGSGEEALGKAIKNNYALIILDVQMPGMDGFEVAETLADYSKTKEVPIIFLSAVNTEKKFITRGYASGGKDYVTKPVDPEILMLKVKTFYSLQEHNIAMKKTQQSLELEVKGRRESQVTMKSQIDHFQLMLESLPQIAFTLNEEGDIEFVNGKWYEYSDSETDFPEAHPDDLNIREEFEHCRKKSKALELEARIKNINSGDYRYHLLRITPVHEGNVIKNWVGTFTDIDDQKKVEKEKDEFLSIASHELKTPLTSIKAYVQLLDRKLKLEKESAEAGFMAKVQDQIEKLNTLITDLLDVSKIENGKLKINRKPTSLEKVISNAVETILQTHDENNVKISWHGINSDVLIPLDEIRIEQVLINFLTNAIKYSPQNNQVIVTTFVDEEKQEVKVSVTDFGIGIPDFKQDAVFRKFYRVEESSLQFQGMGIGLFICSEIIKQHHGTIGVSSKLEEGSTFYFALPLN
- a CDS encoding response regulator, coding for MPKKIIRNLQFGVGISLLILIASSAASYLSIQNQMDHRESLSKSRRSITAVKDVLVALLDAETGNRGYQLTGREIFLEPYNRSLIEFPKAIETAKSLDISDNNQLQRLNDLEKNVNSNIGNLKQFVQNRHNGIIMTQQQILLSKSYMDKCREIVRDFVKYEESQLEIKNKDLNRSSGTTVLFIIFSAISAIVVTIFFYIKLRSDLIRRDKLEKELRAKDQEISRRVSAIQQIANRVANGDYSQKAVDNSQDDLGDLVDSLNHMTDSLEKSFDKINKSDWRQKGLALLNESLVGNKSVKDVSSASLNQLVEYGKCINGALYLFDEGVLKLSTSFGLESMMKKSFEPGEGMVGQVFMNEKLQVYNNLHEEDFVVTFASSRIKINGIILLPIRADGHNIGVLELGSASDLDQDRIEYFAECTRNIGIALNAAKGREKEQQLLEETQAQSEELQVQHSELENLNTELEAQTQKLQASEEELKVQQEELMQANAELEERSRMLEEKNHLIAERNSEIQKKVEELALSTKYKSEFLANMSHELRTPLNSILLLSRLMAENPDENLNEDQVESAKVIQSSGSSLLTLIDEILDLAKIESGKMSLEYQDVMIDDVVTDLKNLFNPVVKEKNIRFDIHIEKDLEKTIETDRLRVDQVLRNLLSNALKFTTEGSIDLSIAQDPKNKDFIIFTVKDTGIGIPEEKQAIIFEAFQQADGSTRRRFGGTGLGLSISREIARLLGGELTLKSKVNEGSEFSFIIPMKAVSEPVQTENDQHLVDIIREDVEEIQNLLEDGEHETVLPVQILPIPEAIDDDRDTITKEDKVILIVEDDIHFAKALLKYARMNQYKGVVVVRGDYALSAAVQYHPQAILLDVQLPVKDGWQVMDELKSNASTRPIPVHMMSVLQLEKESLMKGAIDFINKPMAIDRLTDVFKKIEEALQRSPQKVLIVENNAKHASALAYFLSNFNISLSVENNVEDSVKSLTSSQVDCVILDVESSKGNEYQIIESIKSYEGLENLPIIIFTEHSLSKSEELKIKQYADSIVVKTAHSYERILDEVGLFLHLVEEKNSSVETARNKVLGSLTEVLSGKKILITDDDVRNIFSLTKALEKYKVEVVVAMDGKHALQQIKEHNDIDVILMDMMMPEMDGYETIREIRKMPAFTKLPIIAITAKSMIGDREKCIVAGASDYISKPVDIDQLLSLLRVWLYES
- a CDS encoding response regulator, whose amino-acid sequence is MNKKILIVDDDPRNIFALKLTLKSRGYQIVSCTMAQEAIQVLKENTVDIILMDMMMPEMDGYEAVKIIRNTPGMSQIPVIAVTAQAMPEDRQKCLDAGAQDYVSKPIDVDQLVTAIEKLS
- a CDS encoding protein-glutamate O-methyltransferase CheR, which codes for MRCTAMIISEYSRASFKRRVNRICLIDRFTSFAELRYTIINDPEYLKRFVEEITVNVTEMFRDPHFFKALRENILPQLGTYPLIRIWVAGCSTGEEAYSMAILLKEANLYHKSLIYGTDLNPSVLETARAGVFPLQQMKLYSENYMLSGGKKDFSDYYTANYDSVKFDKSLKEKLILSTHNLVSDSSFNSFQLIICRNVLIYFDRELQERVFKLFDNSLENLGYLALGAKETIRFSKLDKNYHQVEDQRIWKKAEHM